A window of the Phycicoccus sp. M110.8 genome harbors these coding sequences:
- a CDS encoding FliI/YscN family ATPase — MTAVLEELVRAARPLVVGRVTRAVGVSLDVAGLDVAVGEAVRVSGDSGPILAEVVALDGDTARCLPVSDLRGVRRGAEVVATGGPLRVPVGPGLVGRVVDALGTPIDGGPPLRDVTWETSDGTPPPAMTRDRIDTQLALGIRAIDTLVPCGRGQRMGVFAGSGVGKSSLLSMVVRGTDAPVCVLALVGERGREVREFVEHDLGPEGLARSVVVVATSDEPALVRLHAAYTATRIAEAFRDQGQDVLLAMDSVTRVAMAQREVGLAAGEPPATRGYPPSVFGLLPRLLERAGTSHAGSITGLYTVLVEGDDMNDPIADAVRSILDGHVVLDRRLATSGHFPCIDVLESVSRANRSLTDASQRESASTLRQLLAARRDAKDLVEIGAYVAGTNPLVDRALAQAGDIDRFLRQDLDDVADLAESWSGLHALAGAR; from the coding sequence GTGACCGCTGTGCTGGAGGAGCTCGTCCGGGCCGCCCGCCCGCTCGTCGTCGGCCGCGTCACGCGCGCGGTCGGCGTGAGCCTCGACGTGGCCGGGCTCGACGTCGCCGTCGGCGAGGCCGTGCGGGTGTCGGGGGACTCCGGGCCGATCCTCGCCGAGGTCGTCGCCCTCGACGGCGACACGGCCCGCTGCCTGCCGGTGTCGGACCTGCGCGGCGTGCGCCGCGGCGCCGAGGTGGTCGCCACCGGCGGCCCGCTGCGCGTGCCCGTGGGTCCCGGGCTGGTCGGCCGGGTCGTCGACGCCCTCGGCACCCCGATCGACGGCGGACCGCCGCTGCGCGACGTCACCTGGGAGACCAGCGACGGCACGCCGCCGCCCGCCATGACCCGCGACCGCATCGACACCCAGCTCGCCCTCGGCATCCGTGCCATCGACACCCTCGTCCCCTGCGGCCGTGGGCAGCGCATGGGTGTCTTCGCCGGCTCCGGCGTGGGCAAGTCGAGCCTGCTGTCGATGGTCGTGCGCGGCACCGACGCGCCCGTGTGCGTCCTCGCCCTCGTCGGCGAGCGCGGCCGCGAGGTGCGCGAGTTCGTCGAGCACGACCTCGGGCCCGAGGGCCTCGCCCGCTCGGTCGTCGTCGTGGCCACCTCGGACGAGCCGGCGCTCGTGCGGCTGCACGCGGCATACACCGCCACGCGGATCGCCGAGGCGTTCCGGGACCAGGGGCAGGACGTCCTGCTGGCCATGGACAGCGTCACGCGCGTGGCCATGGCGCAGCGCGAGGTCGGGCTCGCCGCCGGCGAGCCGCCGGCCACGCGCGGCTACCCGCCGTCGGTGTTCGGGCTGCTGCCGCGGCTGCTCGAGCGGGCCGGCACGTCGCACGCCGGCAGCATCACCGGCCTGTACACCGTGCTCGTCGAGGGCGACGACATGAACGACCCGATCGCCGACGCCGTCCGCTCGATCCTCGACGGCCACGTGGTGCTCGACCGCCGGCTCGCGACGTCGGGGCACTTCCCCTGCATCGACGTGCTCGAGTCGGTGTCGCGGGCGAACCGGTCGCTCACCGACGCCTCGCAGCGAGAGTCCGCCTCGACCCTGCGCCAGCTGCTCGCTGCCCGGCGCGACGCCAAGGACCTCGTCGAGATCGGCGCGTACGTCGCCGGCACCAACCCGCTGGTCGACCGCGCGCTCGCCCAGGCCGGTGACATCGACCGGTTCCTGCGCCAGGACCTCGACGACGTCGCCGACCTCGCCGAGAGCTGGTCCGGTCTGCACGCCCTGGCAGGTGCGCGGTGA
- a CDS encoding FliH/SctL family protein — MSSSESRRATVLPRVGHGALRPARFLGEQLAAPGAGPAGETGGPARAWDEGHAAGYAAGLLEARREQERWAQAAAAREAAESAARGHSWDAVLAGLREAVTGARAQAAVDDVTATAAALAVEIAEALVGHHLRVGECSALDAVTRALADVPRGSVVTLRVHPDDLPLLPEDTAALCADSTLTLVPDASVGRGGAVADLGDRTVDARLEAALARVREVLAR, encoded by the coding sequence ATGTCGTCCTCTGAGTCGCGTCGCGCCACCGTCCTCCCGCGGGTCGGCCACGGCGCCCTGCGTCCCGCCCGCTTCCTCGGCGAGCAGCTGGCCGCCCCGGGCGCCGGTCCCGCCGGTGAGACCGGCGGTCCCGCCCGTGCGTGGGACGAGGGCCACGCGGCCGGGTATGCCGCGGGGCTGCTGGAGGCGCGCCGGGAGCAGGAGCGCTGGGCGCAGGCGGCCGCCGCACGGGAGGCGGCCGAGTCCGCCGCCCGCGGGCACAGCTGGGACGCCGTCCTCGCCGGGCTCCGCGAGGCCGTGACCGGCGCCCGGGCGCAGGCAGCCGTCGACGACGTCACCGCGACCGCCGCGGCCCTCGCCGTGGAGATCGCCGAGGCGCTCGTGGGCCACCACCTGCGGGTCGGGGAGTGCAGTGCGCTCGACGCCGTCACCCGAGCGCTGGCGGACGTGCCGCGCGGCTCGGTCGTGACCCTGCGCGTGCACCCCGACGACCTGCCCCTGCTGCCGGAGGACACCGCAGCGCTCTGCGCCGACTCCACCCTGACGCTCGTGCCCGACGCCTCCGTCGGCCGCGGCGGCGCCGTCGCCGACCTCGGTGACCGAACCGTCGACGCCCGGCTCGAGGCCGCGCTCGCGCGGGTCCGCGAGGTGCTGGCCCGGTGA
- the fliG gene encoding flagellar motor switch protein FliG codes for MTVTTTGGPQTLPGIRKAAVLLVQLGKESSAHVLRALRPSEVELLTAEIARLEGTDLDTQDHVLQEFEAMVSAERYYIQGGLDLAEEMLVESLGRDRAKEVLGRLSASLMQVPFEFLRRVEPRLLLSFLQDEHPQTIALVLAHMASDQAAVVLSGLPEEMQADVAHRLAVMDRTSPEIVKQVEAHLERRLANLVQSADYSAVGGLAPLVGIINSTERSTEKLILEGLEQRDPELAEEVRAHMFMFEDIVGLDDRAVQVVLRQVDSKQLALALKGVSADVRDKVMRNMSERAASALREEIEVMGPVRLRHVEEAQAVVIRLIRALEESGDIVVSRGGGGDDVVL; via the coding sequence GTGACCGTGACGACGACCGGGGGCCCGCAGACGCTCCCCGGGATCCGCAAGGCCGCCGTGCTGCTCGTGCAGCTCGGCAAGGAGAGCTCGGCCCACGTGCTGCGCGCGTTGCGCCCCAGCGAGGTCGAGCTGCTCACCGCCGAGATCGCCCGGCTCGAGGGCACCGACCTCGACACCCAGGACCACGTGCTCCAGGAGTTCGAGGCGATGGTCAGCGCCGAGCGCTACTACATCCAGGGCGGCCTCGACCTCGCCGAGGAGATGCTCGTCGAGTCCCTGGGCCGCGACCGCGCCAAGGAGGTGCTGGGCCGGCTGTCGGCGTCGCTGATGCAGGTGCCGTTCGAGTTCCTGCGCCGGGTCGAGCCGCGGCTGCTGCTGTCGTTCCTGCAGGACGAGCACCCGCAGACGATCGCCCTGGTGCTGGCGCACATGGCCTCCGACCAGGCGGCCGTGGTGCTCAGCGGGCTGCCCGAGGAGATGCAGGCCGACGTCGCCCACCGCCTCGCCGTGATGGACCGCACCTCGCCCGAGATCGTCAAGCAGGTCGAGGCCCACCTCGAGCGCCGGCTGGCCAACCTCGTGCAGAGCGCCGACTACTCGGCGGTGGGCGGGCTCGCCCCGCTCGTCGGCATCATCAACAGCACCGAGCGGTCCACCGAGAAGCTCATCCTCGAGGGCCTGGAGCAGCGCGACCCCGAGCTCGCCGAGGAGGTCCGCGCGCACATGTTCATGTTCGAGGACATCGTCGGCCTCGACGACCGCGCCGTGCAGGTGGTGCTGCGCCAGGTCGACAGCAAGCAGCTCGCGCTCGCGCTCAAGGGCGTCAGTGCCGACGTGCGCGACAAGGTCATGCGCAACATGTCCGAGCGCGCGGCCTCGGCCCTGCGCGAGGAGATCGAGGTCATGGGACCGGTCCGGCTCCGCCACGTCGAGGAGGCGCAGGCCGTCGTCATCCGCCTCATCCGTGCCCTGGAGGAGTCGGGTGACATCGTCGTCTCGCGCGGTGGGGGTGGCGACGATGTCGTCCTCTGA
- the fliF gene encoding flagellar basal-body MS-ring/collar protein FliF — protein sequence MNRFDPKDLLARVGRLFSGFTPGQRVVTGVAALAVVVGAALFVSWASKPTYAPLFTGLSSTDAAAVTAKLTEAGEPYQLADGGQTVMVPQADVYQQRIDLAGQGLPAGTDGTQGYSLLDKQSMTSSDFQQKVTYQRALEGELAKTVESINGVQAAVVHLAVPQDDVFTTDAAQPTGSVLVKTAPGVTLSPTIVDSVVHLVSGSVPKLSPEQVTVADASGKVLHAAGSPGSDTAGADARDQQKRAFSDATAATVQSMLDTVVGPGKAVVRVDADLNFDQQTIDREQYVPSQPATPLSSSKTTEKYTGTGTPVGGVLGPTATGGTTGGSGSNYTKTEDKLTNAVGTVKEKTTTAPGQVRRMSVAVVVDAKSAGSVNFGELSSLVSAAAGLDPKRGDVVQVSQMAFDTTAAASAAKELEQAAKDRQRAQYVDIGKTVGLGVVLVLALLIGLKRSRRRQGPAEPQEIEVYRVPTGPAPVDALLEQAELRPALPHRVPDSAAELRSRSRETVATMARERPDDVARLLRGWMAEDRT from the coding sequence GTGAACCGCTTCGACCCCAAGGACCTACTCGCCCGCGTCGGTCGGCTCTTCAGCGGCTTCACGCCGGGGCAGCGCGTCGTCACCGGTGTCGCCGCCCTTGCCGTGGTCGTGGGAGCGGCCCTGTTCGTGTCGTGGGCGTCCAAGCCGACGTATGCGCCGCTGTTCACCGGGCTCTCCAGCACCGACGCGGCGGCCGTCACGGCCAAGCTCACCGAGGCCGGCGAGCCGTACCAGCTCGCCGACGGCGGGCAGACGGTCATGGTGCCGCAGGCCGACGTCTACCAGCAGCGGATCGACCTCGCCGGCCAGGGCCTGCCCGCCGGGACCGACGGCACGCAGGGCTACTCGCTGCTCGACAAGCAGAGCATGACCAGCAGCGACTTCCAGCAGAAGGTGACCTACCAGCGGGCGCTCGAGGGCGAGCTCGCCAAGACGGTCGAGTCGATCAACGGCGTGCAGGCCGCGGTCGTGCACCTCGCCGTCCCGCAGGACGACGTCTTCACCACCGACGCCGCCCAGCCGACCGGCTCGGTGCTGGTCAAGACCGCTCCCGGCGTGACGCTGTCGCCGACCATCGTCGACTCGGTCGTCCACCTCGTCTCCGGCTCCGTGCCCAAGCTGAGCCCGGAGCAGGTCACGGTGGCCGACGCGTCGGGCAAGGTGCTGCACGCCGCCGGCTCGCCGGGCTCGGACACCGCCGGCGCCGACGCCCGCGACCAGCAGAAGCGCGCCTTCTCCGACGCCACCGCGGCCACCGTGCAGTCGATGCTCGACACCGTCGTGGGACCGGGCAAGGCCGTCGTGCGGGTCGACGCCGACCTCAACTTCGACCAGCAGACCATCGACCGCGAGCAGTACGTCCCGTCCCAGCCGGCGACGCCGCTCAGCTCGTCCAAGACCACCGAGAAGTACACCGGCACCGGCACCCCGGTCGGCGGGGTCCTCGGCCCGACGGCGACCGGCGGGACCACCGGCGGCTCCGGCTCGAACTACACCAAGACCGAGGACAAGCTCACCAACGCCGTCGGCACGGTCAAGGAGAAGACCACGACCGCGCCGGGCCAGGTGCGCCGCATGTCGGTGGCCGTCGTCGTCGACGCGAAGTCGGCCGGGTCGGTCAACTTCGGCGAGCTGTCGTCGCTCGTCTCGGCCGCTGCCGGCCTGGACCCCAAGCGCGGCGACGTCGTGCAGGTGAGCCAGATGGCGTTCGACACCACGGCCGCCGCGTCGGCCGCCAAGGAGCTCGAGCAGGCCGCCAAGGACCGCCAGCGCGCGCAGTACGTCGACATCGGCAAGACCGTCGGCCTCGGCGTCGTCCTGGTCCTCGCCCTGCTCATCGGGCTCAAGCGCTCGCGCCGCCGCCAGGGCCCGGCCGAGCCGCAGGAGATCGAGGTCTACCGCGTGCCGACCGGCCCCGCGCCGGTCGACGCGCTGCTCGAGCAGGCCGAGCTGCGCCCCGCCCTGCCGCACCGCGTCCCCGACAGCGCCGCCGAGCTGCGCAGCCGCAGCCGGGAGACGGTGGCGACGATGGCGCGCGAACGACCCGACGACGTGGCCCGCCTGCTGCGCGGCTGGATGGCGGAGGACCGGACGTGA
- a CDS encoding flagellar hook-basal body complex protein FliE, with protein sequence MSISPISPLAGLSAAMPLAGAATPGAVGTTPAGAGAGVAAGGTDPAAFGNAVTQGLEKLQAMHSTTDSLAVQAVTGNLADIHDYTIAANEAAVATQLTVAVRNKAVDAFTEIMRMPM encoded by the coding sequence GTGAGCATCTCCCCGATCTCCCCCCTCGCCGGGCTGTCCGCAGCCATGCCCCTCGCCGGTGCCGCGACCCCCGGCGCCGTCGGCACCACGCCGGCCGGCGCGGGCGCCGGTGTCGCCGCCGGCGGGACCGACCCGGCCGCGTTCGGCAACGCCGTGACCCAGGGCCTGGAGAAGCTCCAGGCCATGCACTCGACCACCGACTCCCTGGCCGTGCAGGCGGTGACGGGCAACCTCGCCGACATCCACGACTACACGATCGCCGCCAACGAGGCCGCGGTCGCCACCCAGCTGACCGTCGCCGTCCGCAACAAGGCCGTCGACGCGTTCACCGAGATCATGCGGATGCCGATGTGA
- a CDS encoding flagellar basal body rod protein FlgC, whose translation MAGPFGAIDTAGTGLVLHRTWLDAVADNIANVNTVRPTSGEAFRARYVVAEAANYGGTDGVRVAGAEFGDAQGRMTYQPDSPLADAQGYVRLPDIDLADQMSQLIMAQRGYQANLAVVERATAAYQQAIGLGR comes from the coding sequence ATGGCCGGGCCGTTCGGCGCCATCGACACCGCCGGCACCGGCCTGGTGCTGCACCGCACGTGGCTGGACGCCGTCGCCGACAACATCGCCAACGTCAACACGGTCCGCCCGACGAGCGGCGAGGCGTTCCGCGCGCGGTACGTCGTCGCCGAGGCCGCCAACTACGGCGGCACCGACGGGGTGCGCGTGGCGGGTGCCGAGTTCGGCGACGCCCAGGGCCGGATGACCTACCAGCCGGACTCGCCCCTGGCCGACGCCCAGGGCTACGTGCGGCTGCCGGACATCGACCTCGCCGACCAGATGTCGCAGCTGATCATGGCCCAGCGCGGTTACCAGGCGAACCTCGCCGTCGTCGAGCGCGCCACCGCGGCATACCAGCAGGCGATCGGGCTGGGCCGCTGA
- a CDS encoding flagellar basal body rod protein FlgB — protein MTDLIGDATLRALGHALSGLSLRQRTIADNVANVDTPQFLAGRVDFESSLLAAISDGEDAGDAPVTTERSMAPTRTDGNNVNLDEETLAGTETGLAYQLGVQAMTDHFARLRIAAGGAS, from the coding sequence ATGACCGACCTCATCGGCGACGCGACGCTGCGCGCCCTCGGCCACGCGCTGAGCGGCCTGTCGCTGCGTCAGCGGACCATCGCCGACAACGTCGCCAACGTCGACACCCCGCAGTTCCTCGCGGGCCGGGTCGACTTCGAGTCCAGCCTGCTCGCCGCGATCTCCGACGGCGAGGACGCCGGTGACGCACCCGTGACAACAGAGCGCTCGATGGCCCCCACCCGGACCGACGGCAACAACGTGAACCTCGACGAGGAGACCCTCGCCGGCACCGAGACCGGCCTCGCCTACCAGCTCGGCGTGCAGGCGATGACCGACCACTTCGCACGGCTGCGCATCGCCGCGGGCGGGGCCTCCTGA
- the flgL gene encoding flagellar hook-associated protein FlgL, which produces MTRVTPTTLSSGVMAGLQSSLSRLQQTQEQLSSGRRLNRPSDSPVDTVAAMQLRAQQGQQEQLSRSIDDGLAWLDTADSALNQADSSLGRVRQLVLAGGNATNGPAEREAMAAEVDQLRAGILQLANSQYGGRPVFAGTQDTASAYDPATGAYLGNGATVDRTVSDDAASGRVPVSVPGSAAFTTLLADPSDPTGAGVLGRISAALRSGDTTALGTALGDLDTAGEALRSTQSTVGARANRLTAAQSSGALRADTVTSRLAAVENIDLAKTITDLSLQQTAYQAALGAAAKVVQPSLMDFLR; this is translated from the coding sequence ATGACCCGCGTCACCCCCACCACCCTCAGCAGCGGTGTGATGGCCGGCCTCCAGAGCAGCCTGTCCCGGCTGCAGCAGACCCAGGAGCAGCTCTCCTCCGGGCGGCGGCTCAACCGGCCGTCCGACTCGCCCGTCGACACCGTCGCGGCGATGCAGCTGCGGGCCCAGCAGGGTCAGCAGGAGCAGCTGTCGCGCAGCATCGACGACGGCCTCGCCTGGCTCGACACCGCCGACTCCGCGCTCAACCAGGCGGACAGCTCGCTCGGGCGGGTGCGCCAGCTCGTCCTCGCCGGAGGCAACGCCACCAACGGCCCGGCCGAGCGCGAGGCGATGGCCGCCGAGGTCGACCAGCTGCGCGCCGGGATCCTCCAGCTCGCCAACTCCCAGTACGGCGGCCGCCCCGTCTTCGCCGGCACCCAGGACACCGCCTCGGCGTACGACCCGGCCACCGGCGCCTACCTCGGCAACGGCGCCACCGTCGACCGCACGGTCTCCGACGACGCCGCCTCGGGCCGCGTCCCCGTCAGCGTGCCCGGCAGCGCCGCCTTCACGACGCTGCTGGCCGACCCGTCGGACCCGACCGGGGCAGGCGTCCTCGGCCGGATCAGCGCCGCCTTGCGCAGCGGTGACACGACGGCGCTCGGCACCGCGCTCGGCGACCTCGACACGGCCGGGGAGGCCCTGCGCTCGACGCAGAGCACCGTCGGCGCCCGCGCGAACCGGCTCACCGCCGCCCAGTCCAGCGGTGCGCTGCGCGCCGACACCGTCACCAGCCGACTGGCCGCCGTCGAGAACATCGACCTGGCGAAGACGATCACCGACCTCAGCCTCCAGCAGACCGCGTACCAGGCCGCGCTCGGGGCCGCGGCCAAGGTGGTCCAGCCGTCGCTCATGGACTTCCTGCGCTGA
- the flgK gene encoding flagellar hook-associated protein FlgK — MSDFASLGLGARALQAAQRGLDLSGQNISNVNTAGYSRQRLDQVAQGSSVVPSMWAAGPITGDGVLVPGTERIRDEFLEARAQQVHGSQALAATAQSTLGAVEGAFGEPGSTGLQSQLSAFWNAWHDVANDPTSTAPRTALLAKATQLAGAFNRVADDLDQQWSDGREQLVATVAQANQAAADVARLNDAIRSATASGVPAHELSDQRDQLVLQLGESVGAVGRLAEDGTVTVTVGGTALVSGNRASELTVTGQPTRAAGGGAGVAWAASGTPATLGGGTAQGLLTALTTTIPTYAGALDAVAASVVTTVNAQQAAGFDRTGGTGSPLFGGTTAGTLRVAMDDPQGVAASSAPPPAYDGGNASAMAAHLGDATGPDASYRSLVVQLGVESQSASRQADVQGVVLRQVDTARQGVSSVSLDEEMTNLMSYQHAYAAAARFVTAVDETLSTLMTMAR; from the coding sequence ATGTCCGACTTCGCCAGCCTCGGCCTGGGCGCCCGTGCGCTCCAGGCGGCCCAGCGCGGTCTCGACCTCAGCGGACAGAACATCAGCAACGTGAACACCGCCGGGTACTCGCGCCAGCGCCTCGACCAGGTCGCGCAGGGCTCCTCCGTCGTGCCGTCGATGTGGGCCGCGGGACCGATCACCGGCGACGGCGTCCTGGTCCCGGGCACGGAGCGGATCCGGGACGAGTTCCTCGAGGCCCGCGCCCAGCAGGTGCACGGCTCGCAGGCGCTCGCGGCCACCGCGCAGTCCACGCTCGGCGCCGTCGAGGGCGCCTTCGGCGAGCCGGGCAGCACCGGCCTGCAGTCGCAGCTGTCGGCCTTCTGGAACGCCTGGCACGACGTCGCGAACGACCCGACCAGCACCGCCCCCCGCACCGCGCTGCTCGCCAAGGCCACCCAGCTGGCCGGCGCCTTCAACCGGGTCGCGGACGACCTGGACCAGCAGTGGTCCGACGGCCGCGAGCAGCTGGTCGCCACCGTGGCCCAGGCCAACCAGGCCGCGGCCGACGTCGCCAGGCTCAACGACGCCATCCGCAGCGCCACCGCCTCCGGGGTGCCGGCGCACGAGCTGTCGGACCAGCGTGACCAGCTCGTCCTGCAGCTCGGCGAGTCGGTGGGCGCGGTCGGCCGCCTCGCCGAGGACGGCACCGTCACGGTCACCGTGGGCGGCACGGCGCTGGTGAGCGGGAACCGGGCCTCCGAGCTGACCGTCACGGGGCAGCCCACCCGCGCCGCCGGGGGAGGCGCCGGCGTCGCGTGGGCCGCCTCGGGGACCCCGGCCACCCTCGGCGGCGGCACCGCCCAGGGGCTGCTCACCGCCCTGACCACCACGATCCCCACCTACGCCGGCGCCCTCGACGCGGTTGCCGCGTCGGTCGTCACCACCGTGAACGCCCAGCAGGCAGCCGGCTTCGACCGCACCGGTGGCACCGGCAGCCCGCTGTTCGGTGGCACCACCGCCGGCACCCTCCGCGTGGCGATGGACGACCCCCAGGGCGTCGCGGCCTCCTCGGCGCCGCCCCCGGCATACGACGGCGGCAACGCCTCCGCCATGGCGGCGCACCTCGGCGACGCGACCGGACCCGACGCGAGCTACCGCAGCCTCGTCGTGCAGCTCGGCGTCGAGTCGCAGAGCGCCTCCCGGCAGGCCGACGTGCAGGGGGTCGTGCTGCGCCAGGTCGACACCGCGCGCCAGGGCGTCTCCAGCGTCAGCCTCGACGAGGAGATGACCAACCTCATGAGCTACCAGCACGCGTATGCCGCCGCCGCCCGGTTCGTGACCGCGGTCGACGAGACGCTGAGCACCCTGATGACGATGGCGCGCTGA
- the fliS gene encoding flagellar export chaperone FliS — MTTPAMLRRRYQADAVTTATPSRLVVMLYDRLVKDLYAAHTAIGSADIPGAHNALLHAQEIVAELTGSLDVERWEEARSLASLYEYLSHTLVRANLAKSQSYVMDCLEVVEPLRDAFATAALTPEAEPLEGVS; from the coding sequence GTGACCACCCCCGCGATGCTGCGCCGCCGCTACCAGGCCGACGCCGTGACCACCGCCACCCCGAGCCGCCTCGTCGTCATGCTCTACGACCGGCTCGTCAAGGACCTGTATGCCGCGCACACGGCGATCGGGTCCGCCGACATCCCGGGCGCGCACAACGCCCTGCTCCACGCGCAGGAGATCGTCGCCGAGCTGACCGGCTCGCTCGACGTCGAGCGCTGGGAGGAGGCACGCAGCCTCGCCTCCCTCTACGAGTACCTGTCGCACACCCTCGTGCGCGCCAACCTGGCCAAGTCGCAGTCCTACGTCATGGACTGCCTCGAGGTCGTCGAGCCGCTGCGCGACGCGTTCGCGACCGCCGCGCTGACCCCCGAGGCCGAGCCGCTCGAGGGCGTGTCGTGA